One part of the Mytilus trossulus isolate FHL-02 chromosome 11, PNRI_Mtr1.1.1.hap1, whole genome shotgun sequence genome encodes these proteins:
- the LOC134690602 gene encoding galactoside alpha-(1,2)-fucosyltransferase 1-like, producing the protein MLKQTEIHLFLGMSVVVTISTFAVCVLLSSTKTEELFPHIRGHLCADWTGRLGNIMFQYASLFGIAQRNDMVFAIDKFDEINYSFDNLFSLKLKNKSICEYAQTWGENEPCLYDENAANVPANLNVKHVSLLQSWKCFSHVEQSIRIQFKFKEEFETKCQQVLNETIIEWASNHSSVPNDKLQIVGIHIRRGDYLDKCKIKYGYRTASADYINKSMNYFREKFKHVLFLAYTAHNWKDMLWRDTHVIGSDVVLMHMHSPEVDMCVLSKCNHSIITVGSFGWWAAWLANGTTIYYKDMAKNNS; encoded by the exons ATGCTAAAACAAACAGAAATCCATCTTTTTCTTG GAATGTCGGTTGTTGTGACAATCTCAACATTTGCAGTCTGTGTACTGTTATCATCAACTAAAACAGAAGAATTGTTCCCCCATATTAGAGGTCATCTGTGTGCAGACTGGACAGGAAGGCTTGGTAATATCATGTTTCAATACGCATCGCTCTTTGGAATAGCACAACGAAATGACATGGTGTTTGCCATTGATAAATTCGATGAAATAAACTATTCGTTTGACAATTTGTTTTcgcttaaattaaaaaataaatcaatttgtgAATATGCACAAACATGGGGCGAAAATGAGCCTTGTCTGTATGACGAGAATGCAGCCAATGTTCCCGCTAATCTCAATGTTAAACACGTGTCCCTATTACAATCGTGGAAATGTTTTAGTCATGTCGAACAATCTATTCGAATACAATTTAAATTCAAAGAGGAATTTGAAACTAAATGCCAACAAGTTTTGAACGAAACAATAATTGAATGGGCTTCAAATCATTCAAGTGTACCGAATGATAAACTCCAAATAGTTGGAATTCACATACGAAGAGGAGACTATTtggacaaatgtaaaataaagtacGGCTATCGGACAGCCAGTGCAGattatattaataaatcaaTGAACTACTTCAGGGAGAAATTCAAACATGTATTGTTTTTAGCTTACACTGCTCATAATTGGAAAGATATGTTATGGCGTGACACTCATGTGATCGGAAGTGACGTTGTTCTTATGCACATGCATTCCCCAGAAGTTGATATGTGTGTTTTATCTAAATGCAACCATTCTATAATAACAGTTGGCTCATTTGGCTGGTGGGCGGCATGGTTGGCTAATGGTACAACTATTTATTATAAGGATATGGCTAAAAATAATAGCTAG
- the LOC134690601 gene encoding galactoside 2-alpha-L-fucosyltransferase SEC1-like isoform X1 has product MRTQKQCCSRKAVYSVISVCVFCMTVVSVFFINQSMIVLYFDPPTYLCPYFRGGLGNLMFMYASLYGIAKNKRMILVLEKKDHINTVFPNLDVLKLNNTSSVCGVNVQVVGEKRPCAYDIETISFNRRRNSQHRSYLQSWKYFDIFESEIRKQFAFTQEVQTQAQSIINKYTSSYIKQNGISEYLQIIGIHLRRGDYLKDYNIKYGYQTVNKEYMEKALQYYRSKYKNCLFLVFTGHSKDAVKWRADNINGSDVIHVEANSRNVDTCALSKCNHTIITVGSFGWWAAWLNNGNTVYFKDVARQNSSLRSDFSDDMKDFFPPNWIGLS; this is encoded by the exons ATGCGTACACAAAAGCAATGTTGTTCTCGAAAAG cAGTTTATTCTGTAATATCTGTCTGTGTATTTTGTATGACTGTTGTCAGCGTTTTCTTCATCAACCAATCAATGAtcgtcctatattttgacccgCCTACCTACTTGTGTCCGTATTTCAGAGGAGGACTAGGAAATCTCATGTTCATGTATGCTTCACTTTATGGAATCGCTAAAAATAAGAGAATGATATTAGTTCTCGAAAAGAAGGACCATATCAACACAGTTTTCCCAAACTTAGACGTACTCAAATTGAATAATACGTCATCAGTTTGTGGTGTCAATGTTCAAGTAGTAGGTGAAAAAAGACCATGTGCGTACGATATAGAAACAATTAGTTTTAATAGAAGGAGAAATTCACAACATAGGTCGTATTTACAATCGTGGAAATACTTCGACATATTCGAATCTGAAATAAGAAAACAGTTTGCTTTTACACAGGAAGTGCAAACTCAAGCACAGTCTATAATAAATAAGTACACTAGTTCTTATATCAAACAAAATGGTATTTCcgaatatttacaaattattggAATACATCTCCGAAGGGGAGATTACTTAAaagattataatataaaatatggatatcaaactgtaaataaagaatatatgGAAAAAGCACTGCAATATTACcgatcaaaatataaaaactgtttatttttggtatttacCGGACATTCAAAAGATGCTGTAAAATGGCGAGCAGACAATATAAACGGAAGTGACGTAATACACGTGGAAGCTAATTCACGAAATGTAGACACGTGTGCGTTATCCAAATGTAATCATACTATAATAACTGTTGGCTCTTTCGGTTGGTGGGCAGCCTGGTTAAATAATGGAAATACAGTGTATTTTAAAGATGTTGCGAGACAAAACAGCTCGCTGAGATCAGATTTTAGTGATGATATGAAAGACTTTTTCCCGCCAAATTGGATAGGTCTGTCTTGA
- the LOC134691649 gene encoding galactoside alpha-(1,2)-fucosyltransferase 1-like: MLKQTEIHLFLGMSVVVTISTFAVCVLLSSSKTEELFPHIRGHLCADWTGRLGKIMFQYASLFGIAERNDMVFAIDKFDEINYSFDNLFALKLKNKSICEYAQTWGENEPCLYDESAANVPANLNVKHVSLLQSWKYFNHIEQAIRTQFKFKEEFETKCQQVLNETIIEWTSNHSSVPNDKLQIVGIHIRRGDYLDKGKIKYGYRTASADYINKSMNYFREKFKHVLFLAYTAHNWKDMLWRDNHVIGSDVVLMHMHSPEVDMCVLSKCNHSIITVGSFGWWAAWLANGTTIYYKDMAKNNSEYRKDFSEDMTDYFYPGWIGF; the protein is encoded by the exons ATGCTAAAACAAACAGAAATCCACCTGTTTCTTG GAATGTCGGTTGTTGTGACAATCTCAACATTTGCAGTCTGTGTACTGTTATCATCATCTAAAACAGAAGAATTGTTCCCCCATATTAGAGGTCATCTGTGCGCAGACTGGACAGGAAGGCTTGGTAAAATCATGTTTCAATACGCATCGCTCTTTGGAATAGCTGAACGAAATGACATGGTGTTTGCCATTGATAAATTCGATGAAATAAACTATTCGTTTGACAATTTGTTTGcgcttaaattaaaaaataaatcaatttgtgAATATGCACAAACATGGGGCGAAAATGAGCCTTGTCTGTATGACGAGAGTGCAGCCAATGTTCCCGCAAATCTCAATGTTAAACACGTCTCACTATTGCAATCGTGGAAATATTTCAATCATATCGAACAAGCTATTCGAACACAATTTAAATTCAAAGAAGAATTTGAAACTAAATGCCAACAAGTTTTGAACGAAACAATAATTGAATGGACTTCAAATCATTCAAGTGTCCCGAATGATAAACTACAAATAGTTGGAATTCACATACGAAGAGGAGACTACTTGGacaaaggtaaaataaagtacGGCTATCGGACAGCCAGTGCAGattatattaataaatcaaTGAACTACTTCAGGGAGAAATTCAAACATGTATTGTTTTTAGCTTACACTGCTCATAATTGGAAAGATATGTTATGGCGTGACAATCATGTGATCGGAAGTGACGTTGTTCTTATGCACATGCATTCCCCGGAAGTTGATATGTGTGTTTTATCTAAATGTAATCATTCTATAATAACAGTTGGCTCATTTGGCTGGTGGGCGGCATGGTTGGCTAATGGTACAACTATTTATTATAAGGATATGGCTAAAAATAATAGCGAGTATAGAAAAGACTTTAGCGAAGATATGACTGATTACTTTTATCCGGGATGGATAGGATTCTAA
- the LOC134690601 gene encoding galactoside 2-alpha-L-fucosyltransferase SEC1-like isoform X2 produces MRTQKQCCSRKVYSVISVCVFCMTVVSVFFINQSMIVLYFDPPTYLCPYFRGGLGNLMFMYASLYGIAKNKRMILVLEKKDHINTVFPNLDVLKLNNTSSVCGVNVQVVGEKRPCAYDIETISFNRRRNSQHRSYLQSWKYFDIFESEIRKQFAFTQEVQTQAQSIINKYTSSYIKQNGISEYLQIIGIHLRRGDYLKDYNIKYGYQTVNKEYMEKALQYYRSKYKNCLFLVFTGHSKDAVKWRADNINGSDVIHVEANSRNVDTCALSKCNHTIITVGSFGWWAAWLNNGNTVYFKDVARQNSSLRSDFSDDMKDFFPPNWIGLS; encoded by the exons ATGCGTACACAAAAGCAATGTTGTTCTCGAAAAG TTTATTCTGTAATATCTGTCTGTGTATTTTGTATGACTGTTGTCAGCGTTTTCTTCATCAACCAATCAATGAtcgtcctatattttgacccgCCTACCTACTTGTGTCCGTATTTCAGAGGAGGACTAGGAAATCTCATGTTCATGTATGCTTCACTTTATGGAATCGCTAAAAATAAGAGAATGATATTAGTTCTCGAAAAGAAGGACCATATCAACACAGTTTTCCCAAACTTAGACGTACTCAAATTGAATAATACGTCATCAGTTTGTGGTGTCAATGTTCAAGTAGTAGGTGAAAAAAGACCATGTGCGTACGATATAGAAACAATTAGTTTTAATAGAAGGAGAAATTCACAACATAGGTCGTATTTACAATCGTGGAAATACTTCGACATATTCGAATCTGAAATAAGAAAACAGTTTGCTTTTACACAGGAAGTGCAAACTCAAGCACAGTCTATAATAAATAAGTACACTAGTTCTTATATCAAACAAAATGGTATTTCcgaatatttacaaattattggAATACATCTCCGAAGGGGAGATTACTTAAaagattataatataaaatatggatatcaaactgtaaataaagaatatatgGAAAAAGCACTGCAATATTACcgatcaaaatataaaaactgtttatttttggtatttacCGGACATTCAAAAGATGCTGTAAAATGGCGAGCAGACAATATAAACGGAAGTGACGTAATACACGTGGAAGCTAATTCACGAAATGTAGACACGTGTGCGTTATCCAAATGTAATCATACTATAATAACTGTTGGCTCTTTCGGTTGGTGGGCAGCCTGGTTAAATAATGGAAATACAGTGTATTTTAAAGATGTTGCGAGACAAAACAGCTCGCTGAGATCAGATTTTAGTGATGATATGAAAGACTTTTTCCCGCCAAATTGGATAGGTCTGTCTTGA